Part of the Motacilla alba alba isolate MOTALB_02 chromosome Z, Motacilla_alba_V1.0_pri, whole genome shotgun sequence genome, TCAGTTCCTACTATATGCGTTCAGTTCCTATGCGTTGTCAGAAATAATGAATTAGCACCAAAATCTCTCATAGTCCCGTTCTGACAATAGAACAAATTAGAAATGTCTggtgcagagaagggcaatgagTACTTTTTATCctagagaagaaggaaagcttGCATTTCTTgggaaacataaaaaaaaaaaaaagaaaaaaaagaaaaaaaaaagtgaagcaaaaggtcgagttaaaaaaaaaagtgaagcaaaaGGTCGAGGGTGTTTTCCTCCAGTTAACTTCTGAAGAATGGTTTCATTTGAGTCTTGATTTTGGGAGGCACTGATATTTTGTGCAGCTCCTGTCAAAACCAAGCAACCAGTCAACAGCAGGTAacaccacccccccccccccaaactcccaaaaaacaaacaggaaaaatcatGGTGTTAACAAAAAACACTCTTCCCATTCCTGTTGTCAGGTGGTCAGGTGAACTTGTAGCGTGTACTCTCGTCACTGGGAGGAGGATGTCCTAAAGCACTGCCGTTTCCTTCTGCGCCCTCTCATCCATCTCTCCGGGTTTGAGAACAGCATGAAAACCCCAGAAAAGCCCCACCTAGGTTTTAGGGTGCGGGGGGCGGGGGCCTGCGGGAAGAAGTTTGGGTTAGCGCCGGAACGGGAGGTGTGCAGTGAGGGAGGGGTGGAGGGAGagatggaggagggaggaaTAGAGGGAGGTATGCAGGGCGAGGGGATGACAGGACGGCTCGTCCCTGCTCTAGCCTCTGTGCGTGTGGGGTGTAACTGAGGGGGGGCGATGTCCTGCTGGCTCCTCACTTTGGGTCGGATATACCAAACACGTGTATACACGGTGCCCCTcggaggggagggggctgcgAGCGATGGGGGTTGGCgggggaagggggtggggggatGACgctaaaaaaatactaaatacatacatacacatatatacaccCTACCGATGCCTCTACACAGACACATGTGTGTGTATGGATATGTATGCATCCATCCATATAAATATTTCTAGATACAGGCGTCTGTACCCCGCGGCGCTCGGctccagggagagggaaggcGCTCTGCCGTTCCCAGCCGCAGACTTCTGCGGAATATTTCCACGTGGAGAGCcccgcagcagccccgggcagaCAGGTATTCCCTGCCGGCACAGCCTTCGGAGACCTGGCGGACACAGAGAGAGCTCTGTGAGGATCCAAACGACAGCCCCGAGCGAACCGAGGGAATTCAGCACGAGTGCCCGGCTgcacgaaaaaaaaaaaaaaaaaaagtaagagtCGACACGGATCCCCTGGTCAGAAACACACTCACGTTTCCGCTTCCTGGAGAGAGCATTTAAGTTTAGTTGAGATGCTTGAAGGGAGAAGCAGTGAGTGAGTATGCGGTGTGCAGCCGTAGGAACGGCTGTGTCGAGGTCCACAGAGATACTCTGGAACAGCTCATAGAAAGCtaaaaaagcataaacaatgtcagcagaaaaggagagaaaccCTGGTCCTCACAGAGAACACCACTCGTTTCTAAGCCACTGCTACATCTCAACCTGGCTCTTCGCCGTCTGAAGTACCCTGGGAAGTTGAAGTTCTCCCAAACATCACGACGCACCGCAGAGTCTCCAAAAGGagtgagggaagggaaagaggaggacAGAATGCTCTGACCTACTCCTCGCCAGTACGGTATGGGTAGTTCACCGAATCCCCGTTTACACGGCGTCTCCTCCCGATGGAGTGAGAAAGCATCACTGCAAAGCCGTGAGAGCGCCTTGGACTTGCAGATCAGACAGGCAGCGGTTGCGACCCGAGATGAAGATTACCCCACTCCTTCGGCCGCCAGCCTGTCTTCCCCCACTTCCTCTCTTCGAGCCCAGTACCTGCGATGCACAACAGAGCAGCGTCCGGAGGAATGCTACGCCCTCACCGGCTCAACGTTCCTCTGTCATGCAACGCTTTGGGTAGGAAGAGGGGAATTTTCTTATTACCTTTTAAAATTGCTTGGAAGTTTCTAATTTCCGCTCGTCTCCTGatgaaaagaagcagcaaataaCGTCCAaataccaccaccaccactacTACTAcaactactactactattactaCTATTACTACTATATATAgctatatctatatctatgtatatctatatatatacataacaaaaaattgaaagaaaaaagatagaAAAGGCTGGACGGACTCTGCAGTGCTGCGATGAGGTCGGCTTACTTTTGGAGTCAAGCTCTAGGCTGGGCAGAACTGCTCCTGCTGCTAGAGCTCATTTCATGGCGTAGAGTGGGACTGCGCCCTCGCCCCGAGTTCCCCCATCCCCTCTTCACGTTCAATGCTTAGCGGAGAGGTCGCGTCTGTTGACGTCAACTGAAAGCATTCTGCATATCCGTCCACACTTACATGCATTAACGAAAGcagggcattaaaaaaaaaaaagaaaaaagaaaataaaagaatatacAAATCCCCCTATTCGGAGAAGAGACCGCGGGTTCTGGGAGCGATCGACCCTATTTGCGAAGATCCTAATCGGCGGGAATTAGCGGGgccttcccttttcttccaaatatcatcatcattatcaacaaaacaaacatcCCCGAAATGAGCGATCGGGTCCGGGCTGCGGCGCGTAGAAGAGCCCGTATGGGCGCGGGCGGCCGCTGTGTGTGAGCCGAGATCCACTGTTGCGCCattctcttctcctcctcttgcTCCTGTTGGCTCCAGCGTGTGTTACTTTTAATACTGATGCATATGTAAGGTATATTTGCACTGTTTTTGATTTACTGAAAATTGCAGCCTACCACTTGTCCTTTGCTCcttcctttctatttctttagATACACTTGTCCTTTCCCGCACCTCTCTCCTATTTCCCCGTGTTTTGGTGAGACTCTGCAGTGTATGTGTCTTTATATCCAGTTTCCTCCATGCTTCTATTCTGTATAAGATTACAGTTAATGAACAGTGCTAGTTATACAAATCAAAGCGCACAAGATGTTTACTGGACATTAAAAAGACTTGAGGGTCTTACTACCCTGCTCAGTTTTCACACTGCTAGCTGGAGACTGGAAATTGATTGTCTAAGTAAATTCATATTAAGAAAACCAAGATCTAGAAATCACCAACAAACCACTCCTCTTCTGTCCCATTTTAAGGTATAAAGCAATATAGATAAGAGGTGTTCTGGGGgcaatttaaatgtatttaaaagatTTCATTGCTGTTTTACGCCCTCTAAGTGCACTTGTATCTGCctttattgcagaaaaattttatttcaaaattctttcttaaaatatgCAGAGCGAGGTATGGAGAGCTTTCTCCGAGGAAGacattttgtaatttctgtCTTAGGTGCTGCATTATTAAATGTGTGACATATGGTTTCTAACATGTGCATATTTGAATCCAGCACCTAATCCTTCTCAGAAAGAGCgtttagattattttttaaaatactgcttctAGACTTACACCTGCTTTATCTGAAAATCCATCGGCCTTGAATTATGTGACAATCACAGGTAGCACATTTCAGTTTACCTTAACGTGTAATGAAAAGAGAGTAGTTTAAATAGTAAAACCAAAAGATTGTGCTGGTTTTTTAGTCCATGAATGTTCTTTTTAAAGTCCAGGAatgttgtttttaaacaaaaaaagttattccactaaaaaaaaaaaggcaaaaaaaaaaaaaaaaaaaaaaaagcccatgcatagtattttattttctttttcaaaagctCAATTGCATGCGTAGATTATTGATGACTTATCTGAATGGACATATCGGGCAAAAGTTAGCCCTCCCCAAAGACTACtgtgtatgtattttttaaaataaaggttGGAGTGTCTCTTATTCTGTGCCCGTTTCATCACAAGTATCTTTTACTTCTTTGTCGTTTCTAAAGTTATTTCCAGCGCTACTCCTCGCTCCAGTTTTACAAGCCCTACGCTGACATGTCACCCAGTAAAAAACAGTCATGTGCCTACACGTAAAACGTGTAAAAAATTAATACTCTCCCAAAACGGAAATCGACACGGTCATCCATCAGATTAGCTCTTACCTTACCATAGCAGCAATCCATTAAGAAAGCACCATTTCTACACATTTTTACCTAGAGCGGGTGCCGGGGATTCCCGGCCCGCGGACGCAACCCATCCCTCGCCCATCTCCTTCTTATAATAAGCACACGTGAGCGCACGTGCAGCTGTCGCTCCCTTGCGGAGTCGCGTTAGCGTGTGCGGGGAGGCGGGCAAAAGTGAGCGTGGGTCTGTCCGTCTTTCCGTCCCTGTAGCGCATCCCACATCGTCCCTCGCACCCCATGGTGGCTTACTCCGCGCCTCGCTCCAGCCCCGACAGGACGGGGGTAGCCGCCGCCTCCGCTCCCGGACTAAATTCCGCCATGATGCCGGGAGTCCGCCTCATAgctttcctccccctcctttcccctcctcgCCCCGCTTTACTGCACGGCGGCCTCGCGAATCACAGCGGTCTCTTTTGTAtcagccctggggctggaggggtgTCAGCGCACCCCTTCCTCGCCCTGCCTGCGCCTCCGCCGGGTCACGGGCATCATGGGGAGAGCTACGTGTTCCCTCAGATCCCAGACACTTGACACTTAAACATGACGGGTAGAGTAGCATAAACACAGCCCCCACCCCTCCTCAGCCACCCCGCATACACATTGCCCAATATCGGCCTAATATCAGGATTTACCTCTAAAACCAGTGGTGCCTATGTTCCGCTGCGCATCTGTACGGATCATCCAGGGTGACTGAAATGCCACCGAAGTTGGCGATTTCTTGGATTTCCAAGGATAGATAAACAAATTAATATATAACAGCACTAATAATACTCTGATTTGGAGTGGCCGCTGCATGAGACAGATTGCTGGGTTGTAAATAATAAATGCctgaaataaatacttttctCCATATTCTCATTCATTTTCCCCTatcattccttttttccctccccatcaGTGCTTTCAATACCTATCCTTCTCTAAACCCAGACACTTCAATTTTCTCCCACTTTTTTTCATCCCTGTCTTCTTATACTATTTGTAAATAATCCAAACTGCATATTGTTCTACACATAAgcattattttttagaaaagtgAAGGTGCAGGTactgtattttctcattttttctttttctcttctctttactttcccttttgtttttactttcttgTTTCCCCTGCAAGACtgaaatattgaaatgaaaaaatgtagaACGTAAACCAGATATTTGGTGAAATAATTGAAGTCATTTGGCATGACGATTTTTTTTCCCGTAcgagaaaaaaacccagaatttaGCGTTTTAtctttgcacacacacacgcacgcacacacacacacacacacacacacacacacacacactcaaatctattttttttaaacaaaagctttcAGTACGTATAC contains:
- the LOC119695630 gene encoding uncharacterized protein LOC119695630 isoform X3 codes for the protein MTVLGGRLWNGGRAPGTRAEFPRFARGCRLDPHRALSVSARSPKAVPAGNTCLPGAAAGLSTWKYSAEVCGWERQSAFPLPGAERRGVQTPVSRNIYMDGCIHIHTHTCVCVEASAPAPRTLKPRWGFSGVFMLFSNPERWMRGRRRKRQCFRTSSSQ
- the LOC119695630 gene encoding uncharacterized protein LOC119695630 isoform X1, with amino-acid sequence MRDARVPDEEFPQGAARGRQRRRTSAAPRVPPDLPGPRTPLPRDRRWLCPGPGTAALTYRRRGVTLTERRGACPSLRLCPSYRLSFRSGESAPLYLRSRALVLNSLGSLGAVVWILTELSLCPPGLRRLCRQGIPVCPGLLRGSPRGNIPQKSAAGNGRAPSLSLEPSAAGYRRLYLEIFIWMDAYISIHTHVSV